From a single Ornithorhynchus anatinus isolate Pmale09 chromosome 4, mOrnAna1.pri.v4, whole genome shotgun sequence genomic region:
- the BRD3OS gene encoding putative uncharacterized protein BRD3OS, which yields MNGRVPLAEKALSEGFARLRYRDTSLLIWQQQQQKLESVPPGTYLSRSRSMWYSQYGNEAILVRDKNKLEVSRDTGQSKFCTIM from the coding sequence ATGAATGGGCGAGTCCCTCTAGCTGAGAAAGCTTTGTCCGAGGGCTTTGCCCGCCTCCGTTACAGGGACACTTCCTTGCTTATctggcaacaacaacaacagaagttGGAATCCGTCCCTCCTGGAACTTATCTAAGCAGGAGTCGAAGCATGTGGTACTCACAGTATGGGAATGAGGCCATATTAGTTCGGGACAAAAACAAACTTGAAGTCTCTCGGGATACGGGACAGTCAAAATTTTGCACTATTATGTAA